agccctaagccagCATTTTAAACAGAGTGTGGCTGGGTCCCAGAGAGTTTCATCCTATCTGGTGCTGGCAGGAGAAGGCTTCGTTAGAAAGGAGttcttgagggcctccctggtggcgcagtggttgagagtccgcctgccgatgcaggggacgcgggttcgtgccccgatcccggaggatcccacatgccgcggagcggctgggcccgcgagccatggccgcggggcctgtgtgtccggagcctgtgctccgcagcgggagaggccacggcagtgagaggcccgcgtacagcaaaaaaaaaaaaaaaaaaaaaaaaaaagaaaggagttcTTGAACTCGAGTCCATGGTGTAATGCAGCAGGTCCATGAACTtgagtgggaaaaaaatgtatactgCTCAAACTGAAAATTAGCATTTCCTTCCATTATGAATGTAGGCTGCAAACTGCAATAGTATTAGCAGAACCTGTGACTCTGTTATCCATGTAAAtcatagatattcttttttttattattaatttatttgtttttggctgcgttgggtctttgttgctacacatgggctttctctttctctagttgcggcaagtgtgggctgctcttcgttgtggcgcacgagcttctcattgtggtggcttctcttgttgtggagcacaggctctgggcacgtgggcttcagtagttgtggcatgcgggctcagtagttgtggctcacggactttagagcgcaggcttagttgtggtgcatgggcttagttgctccgcggcatgtgggatcttctcagaccagggatcgaacccatgtcccctgcattggcaggaagattcttaaccacagcgccaccagggaagtcccataaatcaTAGATATTCTTATAATACAGTTGGTGTAGATGTTTCAAAATATTGCTTCTGCTCATTACTATTTTGAAATTACAGTAGTTGATTCATTCTTGATAATTAATAAACAAGCACACACttgatgttttaatatttttgaaggtTGTCTTTCAGTGTAATTAGCTTTTAAAATCATCCTGTGttgtattttatgcatttaaaacattattctgaaCAGAAGTCCATAAATATCACCCAACTGTCAAAGGAGGTCATGGAACAGGAGAGGTTACAAACTCTGATTTAGAAGACATTTGCTCACCCATatcctgatttttgtttttatttttaaaattttattttattgaagaatagttgatttacagtgttgtgttaattcctgctgtacagcaaagcaattcagttacACATTCATATAcactgtttttcatattcttttctttctttaatatttatttatttatttatttggttgtgctgggtcttagttgcggcaggcgggctccttagttgtggtatgtgggctccttagttgcgacactcaggctccttaattgtggcatgcgaactcttagttgcaacatgcatgtgggatctagttccctggccagggatcaaacccgggccccctacattgggagcatggagtcttaaccactgcgccaccagggaagtccctcatattcttttccattatggtttatcacaggatataggtcctgtgatatacagtaggaccttgttgtttatccattctatatgtaatagtttgcatctgctaatcccaaactcccactccatccctccccgccccctccaccagcaaccacaaatctgttctctatgtctgtgagtctgtttctgtttcgtagataagttcatttgtgttgtattttagatttcacatacacgtgatatcatatggtatttgtctttctctgtctgacttatttcacttagtgtgataatctctcgGTCCATCGatgttgctgcaactggcattatttcattctttttttatggctgagcagcaTTCCATTGTCATATCCTGATTTTTAGaatccttgaggacagggatgtggattttttatttttgcaatccCCAGACTGTTGCGTTAGTGAAGCTTTTACACTCCAGGTTTTCCTTCACAGGGCACAGGTCCTGTGTGTTTGTTCTGCTGCTGGGCCCTCCCTGCAGACACTCCTCTGACTGTACAGCCATCTGCGACATTCATGGCTCTCTGGACTGTGAGTTCCCCCAGAGCAGGGACTGTGCATATAGCCGCTCAGTACATGTCCTCTGAATGAATGGCATCCAGAGGGTGTGAACTTCAGGGCCAGAAGAAAGAACTCAGATAAAGTCAAGTTCCTTCTTGAGCCCACAGGTCTCTGGAACATGGAAACCAAGAAGCAGGCTCTGGAGAGTGGAGGTGGAGGTAGGTACTTGGGACCTCAGGTATCCATCTGAAGCTCCTCATCAGAGCTTGGACAGTCTCAAGAATGAAGAACCACTGGATCTTCTGCTTCTCCAGTTTAGGAAGATCAgagaataaataaaactgctgATGCTCCAGAAACCTAGGAGGGGTAACCATGGAGACTTTTTCCTCCTCAAGGCAGGAGGAAAGAGGTGAGAGCTTACGAAGGGTGGGGGAAAATCTAAGCCGGGTGTGGAGAGAGGAAACGTGAGGTGGATAAAGAGTTGCGTCCAGTGAACAGAAACCAGTCTGTAAGGGGACAGACATTCCTGAGGTCCAGGTGGGTAGTCAGAGTGCCCAGGCAGGCCCCACCCTTCTTAAggcttctctcttctcctgcAGCTCTGCGTTCTCAAGCCTCAGCCCTTTCCCAAGATGGGGAAGACAAAACCAAGTTTCAGGTGGGTtgagttctcttttctctccagaAATAACAACATAAGGCATCAGAGAGTAAACATACGTCCCTCCCCTGGTAAGaggaaaaagaggggaaaaacacATATTAGGTGAGCACATTACATCACTCAGTGCATTTATGCCCAAAATAGCTGTGTGAGAGAGGTGGTATGATTCtgctttagagatgaagaaatgagTGGTGAGTCCtggatttgagcccaggtctgtAGGACTCTGTAATGTGCCTGTTTGCTCTACATGCGGCCTGTCAATAATGGTTTCATCTAAGGGCCCTGAGCCTGCGTTATGCAGAGAGGTGACTCCAAATAATGAATCCTCCTTCTCTGCCCAGGTTTTTCTCCTCAGTGGgacattttttcttattcatttccaGATGTTGTATTCTCCACGTAATACATGCTGCCAAAACTTATACCATGAACAAAGTTAAAAGACAGCATATTGGGTGAAAAAAGCTTCATGGACAACAAAATTTTaatatccttattttaaaaacaggagcTGGGAATAAAGACCTGAGCCTTCATGttcaggaagggagaaaagaggaaaaacaaatgaccaataatcatatgaaaagatgatcagcCTCCAGTAATCAAAGTGGTGCAGATTGAaacaagatgtgattcttttcctAGCAGATGACCAAAGATTTGAAAGATCGGTGTTCACTGTTAGCTAACATATGGAGAAAGGGGTACATCCACACAATTGCAGGGGCATTTCAGCCCTTGTAGAAGTTCTGCAAACCTCTGCTCCAGTATTTCCCACTCCAAGAATTCTAAGTCAGAGCAAGTGTTCAAAGAATGATCATCACAGCAttgtttataacagcaaaaaaaaaaagaaaaaagttggtgGAGTGGACTCCATTTTCATCCATTGGATTGGTGTTGGATCGATGGATTATTGTGGTTTCATTCGTcctcttgtcttgttcctgtgcTGCTATCAAGTGAGATAAAGTGGGTGAAAATATTAGGACGTGGAAATATGTGCATgcgtgctttctctctctctctcattatatatacatgtgtatattgtAACTTACCTTTAAATTGGGGGAAGAGAAGTCAAAGTGAATGCAGAATTTTAAGTACTTTTTCCAATAcatgatattattttataaagcTTTCTCTAATGAAAAGagattatagaaaaaaatttgcaggaattccctggcggtccagtggttaggacttggtgctttcactgcaggggtccaggttcattccctggtcagggaactaagatcctgcaagctgggttgcatggccaagaaaaaaaaatttgcaagttTGAGTCATttgctttaattttaaatattattgatgAACTCCCTGTAATGAGAACTGAAGAAATTAGCACTTTTACTTCCCACCGTCTCctaatatgttattattattatcatggtTCCCTTCTCATCTGTCACCATCTATTCCCACCATTGGGTTGTCTCAGTTCTCTTTATATAAGTCGTTGCTCACCACTTGTCCTTTTACCACTGTTTCTTCATGCCTGACTAGTTTGATTTATCTGTCAGTTGGCTTAATTTCCTCCACAGTTTGTtgtcttttccaaagaagacttgTGGATGCCATATCCTCTGAGTTTTCCATGCTTAAAAATGTCTGTTGCCTTTATGCTTAAATGGCAGATTGTCTGGGCTTAGAATTCTTAAGTTCACTCTCAGAACTTTGTATAAGTTGCTTCATTTTCTACTGGCATTAAATCCAGTGCTGGCCTTTTTATCATTCCTTCTCCACTCATCTTCTGGTGAGCTAAGTTTATTCTGGTCATTTTCCCCAGAAAGGTCTGTCGTGTTTATACTTGACAATATTTTGGCTGGGTGTCATCTAATTGTTTCCTATATGACTGGGAGCCAGTGGCAACTTCTCATCCCATCCTACTTCATTTCCTCAAAGCCTTTGGATAGATGATCTACTTGTTCACTTAGCCAAATTCTCTTTCTCCTCATAGGAGACAGGATGAAAAAGAACATTTCGAACCTTCAGGAAAAAGGGTTGAGTTACCTCTCACCAGAATGCTCTACTTTGGGCAGATTTGGAAACGAAGGATCAGTGAATTGAGTGTGAGTCAGGATTATGTCATGAATCTTCAAGGAGATTGTCCCCAATATTTAGAAGGAGATGTTTCCCTCTGTGAAGAGTGGGCAGGAGTGTCTGAAAATGGAAGGTATGTAATAAATGCCATTAATTTAGAAAATCAAGACATCACAGCTTGGAAACGCCTGACACAGGTCCTTACCCCAGAATCTTGGAAGAAAGCCAACATAATGATTGAGCCTGAGAATTCTCAGGTAAAGTATACAAGAGAATTCATGTGGAAGAGAAATTGGATGTATGTGCTCAGTGTGATGGCAGCTCCTTTCAGACCTCACGTGATTGTAATGATTTCCAAGAATGTAAAGGAGAGGAACCTTACAGATGCACCGGCTGTGGGAAACACTTGGTTACGAAGTCAACAGTCAAACACAGTCACGTGGTCTATGCAGTGTGGCAACCTTTCGGGTGTAATAACTATAGAATGGGTTTCATAGATGTCGCAAATGCTCATGTTCATCACAGCGCTCACACAGGAGAAAAATCTTATAAATATGACCAGTGTGGAAAGGACTTTAGTCAGAGCTCAGGACTTACTGTTCACTATAACACCCATTCAGGGGAGAAAACTTGTGAGGGTCAGGAGTGGGCTAAGGGCTGCAAACAGCTCAGACCTTCCCAGGAATCAGAAAGGCCCCTTGGGAGACAAAACCTATAAAGGCATTGAATGTGGCAAAGCGCAGTTTTCTTCACAACCATCACCGAGTCCACACGGGGGAGATGCCCTACACGTGTGACGTATGTGGAAGGGGTTCGGATTCAGGTCGCTTCTGTGTATCCACCAGGGAGTCCACACAGGGAAAAGGCCTTATATATGCACAGAGTGTGGGAAGGGCTTCAATCAGAGCTCCAGACTTCTTGTCCATCAGAGggtccacactggagagaaactaCAAATGCAGCAAGTGCAGCAAATGCTTCAGCTCCAGCTCCGTCCTCCAAGTCCACTGGAGGCTGCACGTGGGGGAGAAGCCTTATAGGTGTGGCAAGTGTGGAAAGGGCTTCAGCCAAAGCACACACCTGCACATTCACCAGAGGTCCACACGGGGGAGAAACCCTACAAATGCGACGTGTGCAGGAAGGCTTTCGCCTACAGCTCGTTTCTGCACACTCACTGGAGAGTTCACACGGGAGAAAAGCCTTACACGTGCCAAGTGTGTGGTAAGGGCTTCAGTTACAGCTCCTATTTTCACTTACATCAGAGAGATCACACCCGAGAGAAACCGCATAAATGTGATGAGTGTGGGAAGGGCGTCATTCGGAACTCCGATCTTCACGTTCATCTCAGAGTCCGCACAGGAGAGAGGCCCTGTAAGTGTAAAGAATGCGGGAAGGGCTTCGGTCATAACTCTTATCCTCTTGCCCGTCAGACAGCACATAGGGATGAGATGGACTGTGCATGTCATGAGCATGGCAAGACTCGGGAAATATGTAGCTCAGACCTTCTTACTCAGCCAAGACTGCACAAGAGAACAGAAACATTATAAATGTAGTCAGTCTGTGTTCAATCAGGAAAACAGAAGCCACAGATGACAGAGGCTTACTCAGCCATTGGGAGGGCCAGGGGGAGCAAAGGACAGGGACACGACCACCCATGATGTCAGCTGGCAGCACGTGGTTCTTAAGGGCACTCCAGGAAACCACTGTGGATCTCAACACCACTGTGGATCTCAACACCTTCCTTGAAGCTCTCGTCAACTGCCATCTGCTGTCATGGCAAAgaaagtgattctttttttttttttttaggttttgaagctttatttatttattattttttgaatttagAAAGTGATTCTTGACAAATGGGTTGTTTGTGGCAATAGTTACAGGTCAAATTTCCATTAATGGGTATGCCCAGGAAGGAAATTCTAGTTGGGATGAGGAGAGTAAGAACGTCAGTCCAGCCATAATCTTTaggtgattttttgttttttttttgtttttggagtcTCCTCTAGAAAGATAGTCTCCGTTAAGAACATTCAAAATAATACTCAAACATGAGAGCTATGTTATTAGTATGGTAAGAATTAGGCCATACTCAGGTTTTCAAATCCATTAGAATTTCCACACAGGAGAAGCTCTGTAGAAGTGATATTTTAAGGGTGTGGCAGAGATAGTGATACGTATTCATATTTGTACTGGTTCTATTTCCTGGGCACATAGGAAGACTCCATTTCCCAGCAGGCCTTGCAGTTAAGGGTGGGCCCATGTGACTGAGTTTCAACCAATGGAGTGTGTGCAAAAGTGATATACGTTACTTCCAGGGCTGGCCCTTACAAGCATCTGGCGATGTCCTCCAGGCTTCTCTTTCCTGTCGTGGTGATTTTGGAGGATGCTTCTTCCAGACGGGAATGATGGGGAAGGTGGCTATCTgtgttggacttttttttttttttttttgagtgagaaataaacatttattgtgttACACTACTGGGATTTGGGCAGtttatttgttacaacattgcctAGGCTGTACTGCCTAGTACAGAGGGATTTAATAGCAA
This genomic window from Mesoplodon densirostris isolate mMesDen1 chromosome 19, mMesDen1 primary haplotype, whole genome shotgun sequence contains:
- the ZNF285 gene encoding LOW QUALITY PROTEIN: zinc finger protein 285 (The sequence of the model RefSeq protein was modified relative to this genomic sequence to represent the inferred CDS: inserted 9 bases in 6 codons; deleted 2 bases in 1 codon): MLQKPRRGNHGDFFLLKAGGKSSAFSSLSPFPRWGRQNQVSGDRMKKNISNLQEKGLSYLSPEXLYFGQIWKRRISELSVSQDYVMNLQGDCPQYLEGDVSLCEEWAGVSENGRYVINAINLENQDITAWKRLTQVLTPESWKKANIMIEPENSQVKYKRIHVEEKLDVCAQCDGSSFQTSRDCNDFQECKGEEPYRCTGCGKHLVTKSTVKHSHVVYAVWQPFGCNNYRMGFIDVANAHVHHSAHTGEKSYKYDQCGKDFSQSSGLTVHYNTHSGEKTCEGQEWAKGCKQXSDLPRNQKGPLGDKTYKGIECGKAXSFLHNHHRVHTGEMPYTCDVCGXGFGFRSLLCIHQGVHTGKRPYICTECGKGFNQSSRLLVHQRVHTGEKXYKCSKCSKCFSSSSVLQVHWRLHVGEKPYRCGKCGKGFSQSTHLHIHQRXHTGEKPYKCDVCRKAFAYSSFLHTHWRVHTGEKPYTCQVCGKGFSYSSYFHLHQRDHTREKPHKCDECGKGVIRNSDLHVHLRVRTGERPCKCKECGKGFGHNSYPLARQTAHRDEMDCACHEHGKTREICSSDLLTQPRLHKRTETL